A window of the Bradyrhizobium ottawaense genome harbors these coding sequences:
- a CDS encoding alpha/beta fold hydrolase, whose product MIEMPSLQFAQVNGIRMGYYEAGPKTDAPPLVLCHGWPEMAFSWRHQLKALSEAGIRVIAPDQRGYGATDRPEPVEAYDMEHLTGDLVGLLDHLKIDKAIFVGHDWGGFIVWQMPLRHIDRVAGVVGVNTPHWDRAPADPIALMRQRFGDHMYIVQFQDPGREPDRIFGSRVEQTFDAFMRKPAPRPADAPAEEPIAGVGASARLNLAFPQMIANYDARHDPRTPILSPEEKKVFVDTFTKTGFTGGINWYRNFTRNWERSAGLDHTVRVPSLMIMAENDAVLPPSAADGMEKFIPDLEKYLVRDSGHWTQQEKPEEVSAKLIEWRRKRFG is encoded by the coding sequence ATGATTGAAATGCCGTCGCTGCAGTTCGCCCAGGTGAACGGGATTCGCATGGGCTATTACGAGGCGGGGCCGAAGACCGACGCGCCGCCGCTCGTGCTGTGCCACGGCTGGCCGGAGATGGCGTTTTCCTGGCGCCACCAGCTCAAGGCATTGAGCGAGGCCGGCATCCGCGTGATCGCGCCGGATCAGCGCGGCTATGGCGCGACCGACCGGCCCGAGCCGGTCGAGGCGTACGACATGGAGCATCTGACCGGCGACCTCGTCGGCCTGCTCGATCATCTCAAGATCGACAAGGCGATCTTCGTCGGCCACGACTGGGGCGGCTTCATCGTCTGGCAGATGCCATTGCGGCACATCGATCGCGTCGCCGGCGTCGTCGGCGTCAACACGCCGCACTGGGATCGCGCGCCGGCTGATCCGATCGCGCTGATGCGCCAACGCTTCGGCGACCACATGTACATCGTGCAGTTCCAGGACCCCGGGCGCGAACCGGACCGGATCTTCGGCAGCCGGGTCGAGCAGACCTTCGACGCCTTCATGCGCAAGCCGGCGCCGCGTCCCGCGGATGCGCCGGCCGAGGAGCCGATCGCCGGCGTCGGCGCGTCAGCCCGGCTCAACCTGGCGTTCCCGCAGATGATCGCGAATTACGACGCCAGGCATGATCCGCGGACGCCGATCCTGTCGCCGGAAGAAAAGAAGGTCTTCGTCGATACGTTCACGAAGACCGGTTTCACTGGCGGTATCAACTGGTACCGTAACTTTACCCGCAACTGGGAGCGGTCGGCCGGGCTCGACCATACCGTCCGCGTGCCGTCGCTGATGATCATGGCCGAGAACGACGCGGTGCTGCCGCCGTCGGCCGCCGACGGCATGGAAAAGTTCATTCCCGACCTGGAGAAATACCTGGTGCGGGACAGCGGCCATTGGACGCAGCAGGAAAAGCCGGAAGAGGTCAGCGCCAAGCTGATCGAATGGCGTAGAAAGCGGTTTGGGTGA
- a CDS encoding WS/DGAT/MGAT family O-acyltransferase — MADARKLSSMDASFLYLETPEMPMHVGSMAIFRLPENYNGNFFEEFKAMIASRLHVAPILKSRLEKAPLDIDHPSWVEDDQFDIDRHIFRGSLPAPYDRATLERIVGWMHAKLLNRARPLWEFYVFEGMKDNEIGLYSKMHHACIDGGAGAALTNMIYDITPVPREVEKPIPQAKGGNEARDIAANLIDSYQQLWRQPFDGSSAAKGIDLPRSGKSDLGSILFDNAMFQIESAVKFAGSIPTMLKSVSDVVGKISDPKSRDSIASMASPSTILNKTISSERSFAGTSISLSRAKALAKQSGGKLNDVVLALSSGVVRRYLLERGALPAKSMTAAVPISLREEGNTDSNNQVFGMICSIATNVENPKERLEAIIAQSTKSKEMSHPLRALMPQVSNISMLGAPILVQILALLYSRSNLSDVLPPAANITVSNVPGPRQTLYAAGAELLHIFPVSISTHGLALNITVQSYRDQLDFGFISGANIIPHVQVLCDMLPLEFEALEAAFAPPPNMTSAAE; from the coding sequence ATGGCGGACGCCAGGAAACTGTCATCAATGGACGCGTCGTTTCTGTATCTGGAAACGCCGGAAATGCCGATGCATGTCGGAAGCATGGCGATCTTCCGCCTGCCCGAGAACTACAACGGCAACTTCTTCGAGGAATTCAAGGCGATGATCGCCTCGCGGCTGCATGTTGCGCCGATCCTCAAGAGCCGTCTGGAAAAGGCGCCGCTCGACATCGATCACCCCTCCTGGGTCGAGGACGACCAGTTCGACATCGATCGCCATATTTTCCGCGGCAGCCTGCCGGCGCCGTATGACCGCGCGACGCTGGAGCGCATCGTCGGCTGGATGCATGCCAAGCTGCTCAACCGTGCCCGTCCGCTCTGGGAGTTCTATGTCTTCGAAGGCATGAAAGACAACGAGATCGGGCTCTATTCCAAGATGCACCACGCCTGCATCGACGGCGGCGCCGGAGCGGCGCTGACCAACATGATCTATGACATCACACCGGTGCCGCGTGAGGTCGAGAAGCCGATACCGCAGGCCAAGGGCGGCAACGAGGCGCGCGACATCGCCGCCAACCTGATCGATTCCTACCAGCAGCTCTGGCGGCAGCCATTCGACGGCTCGTCGGCGGCGAAGGGCATCGACCTGCCGCGTTCGGGAAAGAGCGATCTCGGATCGATCCTGTTCGACAACGCCATGTTCCAGATCGAGAGCGCGGTAAAATTCGCCGGCAGTATCCCAACCATGCTGAAAAGCGTGTCCGACGTCGTCGGCAAGATCTCCGATCCGAAATCGCGCGACAGCATCGCCAGCATGGCGTCGCCCTCGACGATCCTGAACAAGACGATTTCGTCGGAGCGCAGCTTTGCCGGCACCTCGATCTCGCTGTCGCGCGCCAAAGCGCTCGCCAAGCAGTCCGGCGGAAAGCTGAACGACGTGGTGCTGGCGCTGTCCTCCGGCGTGGTCCGGCGTTATCTGCTGGAGCGCGGCGCGTTGCCGGCCAAGTCGATGACCGCCGCGGTGCCGATTTCGCTGCGCGAGGAGGGTAACACCGACTCCAACAACCAGGTGTTCGGCATGATCTGCTCGATCGCCACCAACGTCGAGAATCCCAAGGAGCGGCTGGAGGCGATCATCGCGCAATCCACCAAGTCCAAGGAAATGTCGCACCCGCTGCGCGCCCTGATGCCGCAGGTGTCGAACATCTCGATGCTGGGGGCGCCGATCCTGGTCCAGATTCTGGCGCTGCTCTACAGCCGCTCGAATCTCTCCGACGTGTTGCCGCCGGCCGCGAACATCACGGTATCAAACGTGCCGGGACCGCGGCAGACGCTGTATGCGGCGGGCGCGGAATTGCTGCACATCTTCCCGGTGTCGATCTCGACCCACGGGCTCGCGCTCAACATCACCGTGCAGAGCTACCGCGACCAGCTTGATTTCGGCTTCATCTCCGGCGCCAACATCATTCCCCATGTCCAGGTTTTGTGCGACATGCTTCCGCTCGAATTTGAAGCGCTGGAGGCAGCGTTTGCGCCGCCGCCGAACATGACCAGCGCGGCCGAATAG
- a CDS encoding ABC transporter permease, with the protein MLAFTLRRAIQAIGVMIAVGIISFSMFRFAGDPVNQIVSIDTSAAERAAVRQSLGLDDPVPVQFVRYFANAAQFKFGVSYQFRQPVANLLMERMPATLELAVCATFLAMLFGILMGVYSALRRDTVLTRIFQAVSLIGISLPTFLIGILLIYLFSVTLGWLPSFGRGDVVRIGWWTTGLLTLSGLKALILPSITLGLFQMTLIMRLVRAEMLEVLRTDYIRFARARGLTTRAIHFGHALKNTLVPVITVAGLQFGSVIAFAIITETVFQWPGMGLLFVQAVQNVDIPIMAAYLLMVSLIYVTINLVVDILYTVVDPRLRSTLSRPT; encoded by the coding sequence ATGCTCGCTTTCACTCTTCGCCGCGCCATACAGGCCATCGGCGTCATGATTGCGGTCGGAATTATCTCGTTCTCGATGTTCCGTTTCGCCGGCGATCCGGTCAACCAGATCGTCTCGATCGACACATCGGCCGCGGAACGCGCGGCGGTGCGCCAATCGCTTGGCCTCGATGATCCCGTACCGGTGCAATTCGTCCGTTATTTTGCCAATGCCGCGCAATTCAAGTTCGGGGTGTCCTATCAATTCCGCCAGCCGGTGGCGAACCTGTTGATGGAACGGATGCCGGCCACGCTGGAGCTCGCGGTCTGCGCCACGTTTCTCGCGATGCTGTTCGGCATCCTGATGGGGGTCTACTCGGCATTGCGGCGCGACACTGTGCTGACCAGAATATTCCAGGCGGTCTCGCTGATCGGAATATCGCTGCCGACGTTCCTGATCGGCATCCTGCTGATCTATCTGTTCTCGGTAACGCTGGGCTGGCTGCCGTCGTTCGGCCGCGGCGACGTGGTGCGGATCGGCTGGTGGACCACCGGCCTGCTCACGCTTTCCGGCCTCAAGGCGCTGATCCTGCCCTCGATCACGCTCGGCCTGTTCCAGATGACCCTGATCATGCGTCTGGTGCGCGCCGAAATGCTCGAAGTGCTCCGTACCGATTACATCCGGTTTGCCCGCGCCCGCGGCCTGACCACACGCGCCATCCATTTCGGCCACGCGCTCAAGAACACGCTGGTTCCCGTCATCACCGTCGCCGGATTGCAGTTTGGCTCGGTAATTGCTTTTGCGATCATCACCGAAACCGTGTTCCAGTGGCCCGGTATGGGATTGTTGTTCGTGCAGGCCGTGCAAAATGTCGATATCCCGATCATGGCGGCCTACCTGCTGATGGTGTCGTTGATTTACGTCACCATCAATCTGGTGGTCGATATCCTCTACACCGTCGTCGATCCGCGCCTGCGCTCGACCCTCAGCCGTCCGACATAG
- a CDS encoding bifunctional cytochrome P450/NADPH--P450 reductase: MASPNKLDPIPHPPTKPVVGNMLSLDPNAPIQHMMRLAKELGPIYWLDMMGAPLVVVSGADLVDEISDEKRFDKSVRGSLRRVRAVGGDGLFTAHTNEPNWSKAHNILMTPFGNRAMQSYHPSMLDIAEQLVKKWERMNADDEVDVVHDTTALALDTVGLCGFDYRFNSFYREDYHPFVAALVRSLETIMLTRGLPLEGLWLRNRNRDLAGDVAFMNAMVDEIVAERRKNAAGAEDKKDMLGAMMTGVDRATGEQLDDVNIRYQINTFLIAGHETTSGMLSCAIYALLKHPEVLKKAYEEVDRVLGGDLNVKPTYQQVTQLTYITQILKEALRLWPPAPAYGVAPIKDEVIGGKYKLKKGTFVLVHVLALHRDPSVWGPNPDAFNPENFSQEAEAARPVNAWKPFGNGQRACIGRGFAMHESALALGMILQRFKLIDTHRYQMHLKETLTIKPDGFKIKVRPRDDKERGAFAGRAVVAAAASNAAAPQARTRPGHNTPLLVLYGSNLGTAEELATRVADLAEVNGFATTLAPLDEYAGKLPGQGGVLIFCASYNGVAPDNATQFVNWLGSDLPKDAFAKVRYVVFGCGNSDWAATYQSVPRLIDEQLAAHGARSVFGRGEGDARSDLDGQFEKWFASLGPAAAKEFGLASNITRSADDAPLYAIEPVAPSAVNTIVAAGGVSPMKVQLNSELQNKDGAQPSDRSTRHIEVQLPAGVSYRVGDHLSVVPRNDPALVDQVARRFGFLPADQIRLQVAEGRRAQLPVGDAVSVGRLLTEFVELQQIATRKQIQIMSEHTRCPMTKPKLLAYLGDDDASAERYRNEVLGKRKSVFDLLEEHPACELPFHAYLEMLSLLAPRYYSISSSPSGDQARCSVTVGVVEAPASSGRGVYKGVCSNYLAGRRVNDTIHATIRETKAGFRLPDDAAVPVIMIGPGTGLAPFRGFLQERAHRKAQGASLGPAMLFFGCRHPEQDYLYADELKGFAAGGVTELHTAFSRADGPKTYVQHLVAAQKDRVWSLIEQGAIVYVCGDGGKMEPDVKAALVAIYCERSGADAAAGARWIDELGTRNRYVLDVWAGG, encoded by the coding sequence ATGGCTTCCCCCAACAAGCTCGATCCGATCCCGCATCCGCCGACCAAGCCTGTCGTCGGCAACATGCTGTCGCTGGACCCGAACGCGCCCATCCAGCACATGATGCGGCTGGCAAAGGAACTCGGGCCGATCTACTGGCTCGACATGATGGGTGCGCCACTCGTCGTTGTTTCTGGCGCCGATTTGGTCGATGAGATCAGCGATGAGAAACGCTTCGACAAGTCCGTGCGCGGCTCCCTGCGCCGGGTCCGCGCGGTCGGCGGCGACGGCCTATTCACGGCCCATACCAACGAACCGAACTGGAGCAAGGCCCACAACATCCTGATGACGCCGTTCGGCAACCGCGCGATGCAGTCCTATCATCCGAGCATGCTCGATATTGCCGAGCAGCTCGTCAAGAAATGGGAGCGGATGAACGCCGACGATGAAGTCGACGTCGTTCACGACACGACCGCGCTGGCACTCGATACCGTCGGGTTGTGCGGGTTCGATTACCGGTTCAATTCATTCTATCGAGAAGACTATCATCCGTTCGTGGCGGCACTGGTGCGCTCGCTCGAGACCATCATGCTGACCCGCGGTCTTCCGCTCGAAGGGCTGTGGCTGCGCAATCGAAATCGCGACCTTGCCGGCGACGTCGCGTTTATGAATGCGATGGTGGACGAGATCGTCGCTGAGCGCCGCAAGAACGCGGCAGGAGCCGAGGACAAGAAGGACATGCTCGGCGCCATGATGACCGGCGTCGACCGCGCCACCGGCGAACAACTCGACGACGTCAACATCCGCTACCAGATCAATACCTTCCTGATCGCCGGCCACGAGACCACCAGCGGAATGTTGTCCTGCGCGATCTATGCGTTGCTCAAACACCCCGAAGTGCTCAAGAAAGCCTACGAAGAAGTCGACCGGGTGCTTGGAGGTGACCTCAACGTCAAGCCGACCTATCAGCAGGTCACGCAGCTCACCTACATTACGCAGATCCTGAAGGAAGCCCTGCGGCTGTGGCCGCCCGCGCCGGCCTACGGTGTGGCGCCGATCAAGGATGAGGTCATCGGCGGAAAATACAAACTCAAGAAGGGTACGTTCGTTCTGGTGCATGTGCTGGCGTTGCATCGTGACCCCAGCGTGTGGGGACCGAATCCCGATGCCTTTAACCCGGAAAATTTCAGCCAGGAGGCGGAGGCGGCGCGCCCGGTCAATGCCTGGAAGCCGTTTGGCAACGGGCAGCGCGCCTGCATCGGCCGTGGCTTTGCGATGCATGAGTCCGCGCTCGCGCTCGGCATGATCCTGCAGCGCTTCAAGCTGATCGACACGCATCGTTATCAGATGCACCTGAAAGAGACGCTGACGATCAAGCCCGACGGTTTCAAGATCAAGGTGCGGCCGCGCGACGACAAGGAACGCGGCGCGTTCGCCGGTCGTGCCGTCGTCGCTGCTGCCGCCTCGAACGCGGCGGCGCCGCAGGCCCGGACCCGTCCGGGACACAACACGCCGCTTTTGGTGCTCTATGGCTCCAACCTCGGCACCGCGGAAGAACTGGCGACGCGTGTCGCCGATCTCGCCGAGGTCAACGGCTTTGCCACCACGCTGGCGCCGCTCGACGAGTATGCCGGCAAATTGCCGGGGCAGGGCGGCGTGCTGATCTTCTGCGCCTCCTACAATGGCGTCGCGCCCGATAACGCCACCCAGTTCGTCAACTGGCTGGGGAGCGACTTACCGAAGGATGCCTTCGCCAAGGTGCGCTACGTCGTGTTCGGTTGCGGCAACAGCGACTGGGCCGCGACCTACCAGTCGGTCCCGCGCCTGATCGACGAGCAACTGGCGGCGCATGGCGCGCGCAGTGTCTTTGGTCGCGGCGAGGGCGATGCCCGCAGCGATCTCGACGGCCAGTTCGAGAAATGGTTCGCATCGCTCGGCCCGGCGGCGGCGAAGGAATTCGGCCTGGCGTCGAACATCACCCGCAGCGCCGACGATGCGCCGCTCTACGCGATCGAGCCGGTGGCGCCGTCGGCGGTCAACACCATCGTGGCTGCGGGCGGCGTTTCGCCGATGAAGGTGCAGCTCAATTCCGAATTGCAGAACAAGGATGGCGCCCAACCCTCCGACCGCTCGACCCGGCACATCGAGGTGCAGTTGCCGGCAGGCGTCAGCTACCGCGTCGGCGATCATCTCAGCGTGGTGCCGCGCAACGATCCGGCGCTGGTCGACCAGGTCGCACGCCGTTTCGGCTTTTTGCCGGCGGACCAGATCCGCCTGCAGGTCGCCGAAGGCCGCCGCGCGCAATTGCCGGTCGGCGACGCCGTCTCGGTCGGGCGTCTGTTGACCGAGTTCGTCGAGTTGCAGCAGATCGCGACCCGCAAGCAGATCCAGATCATGTCGGAGCACACGCGCTGCCCGATGACCAAACCCAAACTGCTGGCCTATCTCGGCGACGACGACGCATCTGCCGAGCGCTACCGCAACGAGGTGTTGGGAAAGCGCAAATCGGTATTCGACCTGCTGGAGGAACATCCGGCCTGTGAACTGCCGTTCCACGCCTATCTCGAAATGCTGTCGCTGCTGGCGCCGCGTTATTATTCGATCTCGTCCTCGCCGTCGGGCGATCAGGCGCGCTGCAGTGTCACCGTCGGCGTCGTCGAGGCGCCCGCCAGTTCCGGGCGCGGCGTGTACAAGGGCGTCTGCTCCAACTATCTCGCCGGCCGCAGGGTCAACGACACCATCCACGCCACCATTCGCGAAACCAAGGCCGGCTTCCGCCTGCCGGACGACGCGGCTGTGCCCGTGATCATGATCGGCCCCGGCACCGGTCTGGCGCCGTTCCGCGGCTTCCTGCAGGAGCGTGCGCACCGCAAGGCGCAGGGTGCCAGTCTGGGGCCTGCGATGCTGTTCTTCGGCTGCCGGCATCCCGAGCAGGACTATCTCTATGCGGATGAGCTGAAAGGTTTTGCGGCCGGCGGCGTCACCGAACTGCACACCGCGTTCTCGCGCGCTGACGGGCCCAAGACCTATGTGCAGCACCTGGTCGCGGCGCAAAAGGATCGCGTCTGGAGCCTGATCGAGCAGGGCGCGATCGTCTATGTCTGCGGCGACGGCGGCAAGATGGAGCCGGACGTCAAGGCGGCCCTGGTCGCGATCTACTGCGAACGCTCCGGCGCCGATGCCGCAGCGGGGGCGCGCTGGATCGACGAACTCGGAACCAGGAACCGTTACGTACTCGACGTGTGGGCGGGCGGGTAG
- a CDS encoding ABC transporter substrate-binding protein, with amino-acid sequence MSVRQSMLAVATASVLAFAAVPASAQTLRYANQGDLKSLDPYTLKETTTIAHHGHVYEGLVARDKDLKIIPALAESWETPEPTRWRFHLRKGVKFHNGDPFTADDVLFSAERIRSNGSNFLTNVPADAKFTKIDDYTVDVTLDSPNPILISQWDGWYIMDKKWCTDNNAVAPTPASATTPSYASLHANGTGPFMIESHQPGVKTVFKVNPNWWRKPEHNLKEIIFTPIGSDATRVAALLSGEVDVIEPVPIQDIARVDSSPNAQVLKGPELRTIFIGMDQTRDELLYSNVKGKNPFKDIKVREAFYKAIDIELIKTRVMRGLSTPSALMIAPQLFKLSGDFTRPKFDPDGAKKLLTEAGYPDGFEVTMDCPNDRYVNDAAICQAVVGMLARIGVKINLLAQPKAQYFAKVLKPGGFQTSFYMLGWTPATSDAQNVLYDILGCRDDPKSARGEANLGGYCNKQMDAIADKVLLETDTGKRDLLIKEAFEIAAKDYAYIPLHQQALAWGVSKKVKMTQRADNQVLLYWATKQE; translated from the coding sequence ATGTCGGTACGTCAGAGTATGCTTGCAGTGGCCACGGCTTCCGTCCTCGCTTTCGCGGCGGTGCCGGCATCGGCCCAGACCCTGCGTTACGCCAACCAGGGCGACCTCAAGTCGCTCGATCCGTACACGCTCAAGGAAACCACCACGATCGCCCATCACGGCCACGTCTATGAGGGTCTGGTCGCGCGCGACAAGGATCTCAAGATCATTCCCGCATTGGCGGAAAGCTGGGAAACTCCCGAACCGACCCGCTGGCGTTTTCACCTGCGCAAGGGCGTCAAGTTCCACAACGGCGATCCCTTCACGGCTGACGACGTGCTGTTTTCCGCGGAGCGTATTCGCAGCAATGGGTCGAACTTTCTCACCAACGTTCCCGCCGACGCCAAGTTCACGAAGATCGACGACTACACCGTCGACGTGACGCTGGACTCGCCGAACCCGATTCTGATTTCGCAGTGGGACGGCTGGTACATCATGGACAAGAAATGGTGCACGGATAACAATGCCGTAGCACCTACGCCGGCGTCCGCGACCACACCGAGCTATGCATCGCTCCATGCCAACGGCACCGGTCCCTTCATGATCGAAAGCCATCAACCCGGCGTGAAGACCGTGTTCAAGGTGAACCCGAACTGGTGGCGAAAACCGGAACATAACCTCAAGGAAATCATCTTCACGCCGATCGGCTCGGACGCCACGCGCGTCGCGGCGCTGCTGTCGGGCGAAGTCGACGTCATCGAGCCGGTTCCGATCCAGGATATCGCGCGGGTGGATTCCAGTCCGAACGCCCAGGTGCTGAAGGGACCGGAACTGCGCACCATCTTCATCGGCATGGATCAGACACGCGACGAGCTGCTCTATTCCAACGTCAAGGGCAAGAACCCCTTCAAGGACATCAAGGTGCGCGAGGCCTTCTACAAGGCAATCGACATCGAGTTGATCAAGACCCGCGTCATGCGCGGCCTCTCGACCCCTTCGGCGTTGATGATCGCCCCGCAGCTTTTCAAGCTGTCCGGCGACTTCACCCGTCCGAAATTCGATCCCGACGGTGCCAAGAAGTTGCTGACCGAGGCCGGCTATCCCGACGGTTTCGAGGTGACGATGGATTGCCCCAACGATCGCTACGTCAACGACGCCGCGATCTGCCAGGCGGTGGTCGGCATGCTGGCCCGCATCGGCGTCAAGATCAACCTGCTGGCGCAACCGAAGGCGCAGTACTTCGCCAAGGTGCTCAAGCCGGGTGGCTTCCAGACGTCGTTCTACATGCTGGGCTGGACGCCTGCGACATCGGATGCCCAAAATGTTCTTTACGACATCCTGGGCTGCCGTGACGACCCGAAGTCGGCGCGCGGCGAAGCCAATCTCGGCGGCTACTGCAACAAGCAGATGGACGCCATCGCCGACAAGGTTCTGCTCGAGACCGACACCGGCAAGCGCGACCTGCTGATCAAGGAAGCCTTCGAGATCGCCGCCAAGGATTATGCATATATCCCGCTGCACCAGCAGGCGCTGGCGTGGGGCGTATCCAAGAAAGTGAAAATGACCCAGCGCGCCGACAACCAGGTGTTGCTGTACTGGGCCACCAAACAGGAATAG
- a CDS encoding NAD(P)/FAD-dependent oxidoreductase produces the protein MAELKADVLVLGAGMVGVGAALHLQKRGRDVVLIDRHELAGEETSYGNGGLIECASVFPYMFPRDAGQILRYALLRAPQVRYHFSDLPVFLPWLVRYFLASSPERALHSAMAELPLIQHSLIEHEALIEEANVPELWRRTGWIKLFRSDATLATAVSELERARQYGVAGEVLDAAAIAAREPHLSGAFSGAVHFPAPGFVPDPGGLAKAYAALFGRKGGRYLVGDARTLEQSGTRWRLATLEGTITAREVVVAMGPWSDQIFAPLGYSIPLAVKRGYHLHMKASGNAVLHHPVLDADNGYLLAPMNRGIRITTGAEFARRDAPPTPIQVERALPRAHALFPLGEPVDARPWMGARPCLPDMLPVIGKAPRHSGLWFDFGHQHHGLTLGPATGRLLAEMMTGETPFADVRPFAVERFG, from the coding sequence ATGGCGGAACTGAAGGCCGACGTTCTGGTTTTGGGCGCAGGCATGGTCGGCGTCGGTGCCGCGCTGCACCTGCAGAAAAGGGGCAGGGACGTGGTCCTGATCGACCGGCATGAGCTTGCCGGCGAAGAGACCAGCTACGGCAATGGCGGACTGATCGAGTGCGCCTCGGTCTTTCCTTACATGTTCCCCCGGGATGCCGGCCAGATCCTGCGCTACGCGCTGCTTCGCGCGCCGCAGGTGCGCTATCACTTCTCGGATTTGCCGGTCTTCCTGCCGTGGCTGGTGCGCTACTTCCTCGCTTCTTCGCCGGAGCGTGCGCTGCACAGCGCGATGGCCGAACTGCCGCTGATCCAGCACAGCCTGATCGAGCACGAGGCGCTGATCGAGGAAGCCAATGTGCCGGAGCTGTGGCGGCGGACCGGCTGGATCAAACTGTTTCGGTCCGATGCGACGCTGGCGACGGCGGTGAGCGAGCTGGAGCGCGCCCGGCAATATGGCGTCGCGGGCGAGGTTCTCGACGCTGCGGCGATTGCCGCGCGCGAGCCGCATTTGAGCGGCGCGTTCAGCGGCGCCGTCCATTTTCCCGCGCCGGGATTCGTGCCGGACCCCGGAGGGCTGGCCAAGGCCTATGCGGCCTTGTTCGGCCGCAAGGGCGGGCGATATCTCGTCGGCGATGCGCGAACGCTCGAACAATCCGGCACGCGCTGGCGGCTGGCGACGCTGGAGGGCACTATCACCGCGCGCGAAGTCGTGGTGGCGATGGGGCCGTGGTCGGATCAGATTTTTGCCCCGCTCGGCTATTCGATCCCGCTTGCCGTCAAGCGCGGTTATCATCTGCATATGAAGGCGAGCGGCAATGCTGTGCTGCATCATCCCGTGCTGGATGCCGACAATGGCTATCTGCTGGCGCCAATGAACCGCGGCATTCGCATCACCACCGGCGCCGAGTTCGCCCGCCGTGATGCGCCGCCGACGCCAATCCAGGTCGAGCGGGCCCTGCCGCGGGCGCACGCGCTGTTCCCGCTGGGCGAGCCGGTCGACGCCAGGCCTTGGATGGGTGCGCGGCCCTGTTTGCCGGATATGCTGCCGGTGATCGGCAAGGCGCCCCGCCATAGCGGGCTTTGGTTCGATTTCGGCCACCAGCACCACGGCCTGACGCTCGGACCCGCGACCGGGCGCCTGCTGGCCGAAATGATGACCGGGGAGACCCCGTTTGCCGACGTCAGGCCGTTTGCCGTCGAACGCTTTGGTTGA
- a CDS encoding DUF6489 family protein: protein MKVNVEIDCTPLEARQFIGLPDVQPMQTAVMEKMQQQMMANIEKVSPESLIQSWFTFDPKIAERFQDMFVTMAGLGGMAKKDKK from the coding sequence ATGAAGGTTAACGTCGAAATAGATTGCACGCCGCTCGAGGCCCGGCAGTTTATCGGCCTGCCGGACGTGCAGCCGATGCAGACGGCGGTGATGGAAAAGATGCAACAGCAGATGATGGCCAACATCGAAAAGGTTTCGCCGGAATCGCTGATTCAAAGCTGGTTCACCTTCGATCCCAAGATCGCCGAGCGATTTCAGGACATGTTCGTGACCATGGCCGGCCTCGGCGGCATGGCCAAGAAGGACAAGAAGTAA
- a CDS encoding esterase/lipase family protein, protein MMLAEARSIFELNSSLLFSPLLLRAPKGDGHPVLALPGFLASDLSMAPMRRYLKELGYDTYAWNMGRNLGGVASKRGALRDLLQRIHETTGRKVSVIGWSLGGIYARDLALQMPDLVRSVITLGSPFTSDVRATNATRLYEALSGEGINDNPEIQKAIAGDLPVPTTSIYSRTDGIVNWHTCHLNPSETAENIEVYLASHVGLGVNPAALWAVADRLAQAEGEFKQFDRSGPFAIAYAPRENAQS, encoded by the coding sequence ATGATGCTGGCCGAGGCGCGGAGCATCTTTGAGCTGAATTCGAGCCTGCTGTTTTCGCCGCTATTGTTGCGCGCGCCGAAGGGCGACGGGCATCCGGTGCTGGCACTGCCGGGCTTTCTCGCCAGCGATCTGTCGATGGCGCCGATGCGGCGCTATCTGAAGGAGCTCGGCTACGACACCTATGCCTGGAACATGGGCCGCAACCTTGGCGGCGTCGCCTCCAAGCGCGGCGCGCTGCGTGATCTGCTGCAACGAATTCATGAAACCACCGGCCGCAAGGTCAGCGTCATCGGCTGGAGTCTCGGCGGCATCTACGCGCGTGATCTGGCATTGCAGATGCCGGACCTGGTGCGCTCCGTGATCACGCTCGGCAGTCCGTTTACCAGCGACGTCAGGGCGACCAACGCCACGCGGCTCTATGAGGCGCTGTCGGGCGAGGGGATCAACGACAACCCGGAGATCCAGAAGGCCATTGCCGGCGACCTGCCGGTCCCGACCACCTCGATCTATTCCCGTACCGACGGCATCGTGAACTGGCATACCTGCCATTTGAACCCGTCGGAAACGGCCGAAAATATCGAGGTGTATCTGGCAAGCCATGTCGGGCTCGGCGTCAATCCGGCGGCCCTGTGGGCCGTGGCAGATCGCCTGGCGCAAGCCGAGGGGGAATTCAAGCAATTTGACCGATCCGGGCCGTTTGCCATTGCATATGCGCCCCGGGAAAATGCACAATCCTGA